The following proteins are co-located in the Pedobacter frigiditerrae genome:
- a CDS encoding sugar-binding domain-containing protein, with protein MINNLKYKILFLLLFLSIGTFAQSRVRASFNKNWKFFLGDEPNAKNTTYNDTKWRKLTLPHDWSIEGKFDEKNPAKPEGGGLPTGIGWYRKDFIAPANFQNRITTIEFDGVYKNSEVWLNGQFIGKRPYGYISFSYDLSKYLKAGKNTIVVKVDNSAQPDSRWYSGSGIYRNVWLTSTSKVAIAHWGVKVNPQLSDDRSRVLVNIGTIIYNKTKRNQTAALINSIYDDNGKLIKKSNPYFLKLDTGNRDMTTDLSIKNPILWSVAHPQQYKLVTEILQNGKVIDSKTTLFGIRSFNFDAKTGFSLNGKSMKIQGVCLHHDLGALGAAVNTRAMERQLEIMKEMGVNAIRTAHNPPAPEFLDLCDKMGFLVMDEAFDMWVKKKNKNDYHLDFPTWHRRDLDDMVKRDINHPSIILWSIGNEIREQFDSTGIALTKELVSIVKNLDRTRPVISALTETIAEKNFIYQAGVLDIYGLNYNHKKYKDFPINYPNVKFLAAETTSALETRGYYDTADTIRRWPRDGKTKFTEGNKDWAASAYDNVSAYWGSTHEETLKEAKKYEHVSGIFVWTGFDYLGEPLPYPWPARSSYFGIVDLAGFPKDSYYLYQSEWTNKPVLHILPHWNWSVGKSVEVWAYYNNADEVELYLNGKSLGKKSKQGEDLHVMWKVNYEVGTLKAVSRKGGKEILVREIKTAGAPAKIELIADRKNIKADGKDLSFITVRILDKDGNLVPNADNLVNFKIEGEGFIAGVDNGFQASLEPFKANYRKAFNGLCLAIIKAKEKAGTIKLTATSNGLTNSSIIITTMK; from the coding sequence ATGATTAATAATTTAAAATATAAAATCTTATTTCTGCTGCTTTTTTTAAGTATTGGAACTTTTGCGCAATCAAGAGTTAGAGCAAGCTTTAATAAAAATTGGAAGTTCTTTTTAGGTGATGAACCGAATGCAAAAAACACAACTTATAATGATACCAAATGGCGAAAACTAACATTACCTCACGATTGGAGCATTGAAGGGAAATTTGACGAGAAAAATCCTGCCAAACCAGAGGGTGGTGGTTTACCAACCGGAATTGGTTGGTATAGAAAAGATTTTATCGCCCCTGCAAATTTTCAAAATAGAATTACAACCATAGAATTTGATGGTGTTTACAAAAACTCAGAGGTTTGGTTAAACGGTCAATTTATTGGCAAGCGTCCGTATGGTTATATCTCGTTCTCATACGATTTAAGCAAATATCTAAAAGCAGGTAAAAATACAATCGTTGTTAAAGTAGATAATTCTGCTCAGCCAGATTCGCGTTGGTATTCAGGTTCTGGAATTTACAGGAATGTATGGTTAACCTCAACCTCAAAAGTTGCCATTGCACATTGGGGAGTTAAAGTAAATCCACAACTTTCTGATGATAGGAGTCGTGTTTTAGTAAATATTGGTACTATCATTTACAATAAAACTAAACGAAATCAAACTGCGGCTTTAATCAATTCTATTTATGATGATAATGGCAAGTTGATAAAAAAGAGTAATCCGTATTTCTTAAAACTGGATACTGGCAACAGAGATATGACTACAGATTTATCTATCAAAAATCCAATTCTTTGGTCGGTAGCTCATCCTCAACAATACAAATTGGTTACTGAGATTTTGCAAAACGGAAAAGTAATCGATAGCAAAACCACATTATTCGGAATTCGTTCATTCAACTTTGATGCTAAAACAGGTTTTTCATTAAATGGAAAATCAATGAAAATTCAAGGGGTTTGCTTACACCACGATTTAGGTGCTTTAGGTGCTGCTGTAAATACAAGGGCAATGGAGCGCCAATTAGAAATTATGAAAGAGATGGGTGTAAATGCAATAAGAACCGCTCATAATCCACCTGCTCCAGAATTTCTAGATTTATGTGATAAAATGGGCTTTTTGGTAATGGATGAAGCTTTTGACATGTGGGTCAAAAAGAAAAACAAGAACGACTACCATTTAGACTTTCCAACTTGGCATAGAAGAGATTTGGATGATATGGTTAAACGTGATATTAATCACCCATCCATCATTTTATGGAGTATTGGAAATGAAATTCGAGAGCAGTTTGACAGTACGGGAATTGCCTTAACCAAGGAATTGGTTTCCATTGTTAAAAACTTGGATAGAACTCGTCCTGTAATTTCAGCGTTAACAGAAACCATTGCAGAAAAAAACTTCATCTATCAAGCGGGTGTTTTAGATATTTACGGACTTAATTACAACCATAAAAAGTACAAGGATTTCCCTATTAATTATCCTAATGTTAAATTTTTGGCAGCAGAAACCACATCCGCATTAGAAACTAGGGGTTATTATGATACAGCCGACACAATTCGCCGTTGGCCGAGAGATGGTAAAACCAAATTTACAGAAGGTAATAAAGATTGGGCAGCTTCGGCCTATGATAATGTTTCTGCTTATTGGGGCTCAACCCATGAAGAAACTTTAAAGGAGGCCAAAAAATACGAGCACGTTTCGGGCATTTTTGTATGGACTGGTTTTGATTATTTGGGTGAACCTTTGCCATATCCGTGGCCAGCCAGAAGTTCTTATTTTGGTATTGTAGATTTAGCGGGTTTCCCGAAAGATTCTTATTATTTGTATCAAAGCGAGTGGACTAACAAACCTGTTTTACACATCTTACCACATTGGAATTGGTCAGTAGGTAAATCTGTTGAAGTTTGGGCTTATTATAACAATGCAGATGAAGTTGAATTGTATCTGAATGGAAAATCACTTGGCAAAAAAAGCAAACAAGGTGAAGATTTACACGTGATGTGGAAGGTGAATTATGAAGTTGGAACGTTAAAAGCCGTTTCTCGCAAAGGCGGAAAAGAAATTTTGGTTAGAGAAATTAAAACAGCAGGTGCTCCAGCTAAAATTGAATTGATAGCCGATAGAAAAAACATTAAAGCTGATGGTAAAGATTTATCATTTATTACCGTTCGCATTTTAGATAAGGATGGCAATCTAGTGCCAAACGCTGATAACCTTGTAAATTTTAAAATAGAAGGAGAAGGATTTATTGCAGGAGTGGATAATGGATTTCAAGCAAGTTTAGAACCTTT
- a CDS encoding glycosylase yields MRKISLTPWFVSPRTKCKLQILFLFLFVYALNVSAQKSSPVSQADMEKIYQEIKTPYKYGLVLVPNDEQHKMDCPTIFRKGKLWYMTYLIYSGRGYETWLAKSKDLLNWENLGKQLSFGDAGNWDDNQKAGYNALTNTKWEGNYKLSKFDGKYWMSYFGGKEKGYETEPLSIGMAYVESNPWAAQEWTRLEKPVLTSADADVRWWENRNKLFKSSIIQDKQQLTGHQFVMYYNAVGDSLVNNKKTRWYERIGMAVSDDMVNWKRFRKNPVVHHPVGITGDGVIQQINNTWVMFYFGAFWEDRKGAFNRFAASNDLVNWTDWNGENLIQSSEKYDELYAHKSFVLKHKGIVYHFYCAVNKKDQRGIAVATSKDLGRSKVNFVNQ; encoded by the coding sequence ATGAGAAAGATAAGTTTAACGCCTTGGTTTGTGTCTCCACGAACCAAATGTAAGCTTCAAATTTTATTTCTTTTCCTGTTTGTTTATGCATTAAATGTTAGTGCTCAAAAATCTAGTCCCGTTTCTCAAGCAGATATGGAAAAGATTTATCAAGAAATAAAAACACCTTATAAATATGGTTTAGTGTTAGTTCCTAATGATGAGCAACATAAAATGGATTGCCCAACTATTTTCCGAAAGGGAAAACTTTGGTATATGACTTACTTAATTTATAGTGGAAGGGGTTATGAAACTTGGTTGGCAAAAAGTAAGGATTTATTAAACTGGGAAAACCTAGGTAAGCAATTGTCATTTGGTGATGCAGGCAACTGGGATGACAATCAAAAAGCAGGTTACAATGCGTTAACCAATACAAAATGGGAAGGGAATTATAAGCTTTCTAAATTCGATGGCAAATATTGGATGTCTTATTTCGGAGGTAAGGAAAAAGGTTACGAAACTGAACCCTTATCAATTGGAATGGCTTATGTAGAAAGCAATCCTTGGGCTGCACAAGAATGGACAAGATTAGAAAAACCTGTTTTAACTTCAGCAGATGCTGATGTAAGGTGGTGGGAAAACAGGAATAAACTTTTCAAAAGTTCGATAATTCAAGATAAACAGCAATTAACGGGACATCAATTTGTAATGTATTACAATGCTGTTGGCGATTCGTTGGTAAACAATAAAAAAACAAGATGGTACGAACGTATCGGAATGGCTGTTTCTGATGACATGGTGAATTGGAAAAGGTTTCGGAAAAATCCAGTTGTTCATCACCCAGTTGGGATAACAGGAGATGGGGTGATACAGCAGATAAATAATACTTGGGTAATGTTCTATTTCGGTGCATTTTGGGAAGATAGAAAAGGTGCTTTTAACCGTTTTGCAGCATCAAATGATTTAGTAAACTGGACAGATTGGAATGGTGAAAATCTAATTCAGTCTTCAGAAAAATATGATGAATTGTATGCACACAAATCATTTGTATTAAAGCATAAGGGAATTGTTTACCACTTCTATTGTGCGGTAAACAAAAAAGACCAACGAGGAATTGCAGTGGCAACTTCAAAAGATTTAGGGAGAAGTAAAGTGAATTTTGTAAACCAGTAA
- a CDS encoding family 78 glycoside hydrolase catalytic domain, translating into MNRILAAFLFFVIAIPSYGQQLKVIDLTCEYRTNPLGVDVAKPSLSWKLQSSQYNVIQSAYQIIVADNLVDLKNNKGNVWDSKKLASNQSIQIKYNGLKLLSTKKYYWKVKVWDNKGSSAWGEPAFWQMGLLAVADWKGAQWIAYDKIADSNQTNLPVDGKKDTFKENNILPMFRKSFSVTKSIKKATVFISGLGHFEMSLNGQKVGDDFLAPGWTKYNKEALYVTYDLTKQLKSGENVVGVMLGNGFYYVPPVSSRYRKLKSAFGYPKMICRLAIEYTDGTSSNIISNSSWKTTPSPITFSSIYGGEDYNANLEQKGWDLPRFDDSKWKSALLVDGPKLNAQKEEPVKIFENFSAKTIQPVNNGEWVYDLGQNSSAIIELKVRGKKGDTVRIMPAELLKADGTVTQKNFGGPSYFTYILKGNGLETWRPKFMYTGFRYLQVKGGVPIGKENSSNKAIIEDLKGLHIRNAATTVGGFTSSNELFNKTFTLIDWAIKSNMVSVFTDCPHREKLGWLEELHLMGSSVRYNYNVAPLFKKALKDMENSQTADGLIPEIAPEYVKFEWGGDMFRDSPEWGSSGILMPWYLYQWYGDKQAMVDYYPMMKRYINYLKTRANNHILAQGLGDWYDLGPNPPGVSQLTPMGVTGTAIYYYDLTVLQKIANLLGRPQDAIVYKKLAAEVRKAFNAKFFNTETKQYATGSQAANAMAVYMELVEPQYKQAVVENILKDIRSKNNSLTAGDIGYRYLLRVLEDQGMSDVIFDMNSRSDVPGYGMQIAKGATALTESWAALPTVSNNHFMLGHLMEWFYSGVGGIRQEEGAIAFNQIKIQPEIVGNLTSANTSYNSPYGLITTNWKKSATSFEFEVNIPANTSATVYLPVNGPQSIINQGNGEFKILNYDGNKAKIAIGSGVYKFKVQNK; encoded by the coding sequence ATGAACAGAATTTTAGCCGCTTTCTTATTTTTTGTAATTGCAATTCCCAGTTATGGGCAGCAATTAAAAGTTATTGATTTAACTTGCGAATACAGGACAAATCCGTTAGGGGTTGATGTAGCTAAACCATCCTTAAGCTGGAAACTGCAATCTTCACAATACAATGTTATTCAATCTGCCTATCAAATTATTGTAGCAGATAATTTGGTCGACTTAAAGAACAACAAAGGCAATGTTTGGGATTCTAAAAAACTTGCTTCTAATCAGTCTATTCAAATAAAATATAACGGATTAAAGCTTTTGTCAACCAAAAAATATTATTGGAAAGTTAAGGTTTGGGATAACAAAGGCTCATCTGCTTGGGGCGAACCAGCTTTTTGGCAGATGGGTTTATTAGCTGTTGCCGATTGGAAAGGCGCACAATGGATTGCTTATGATAAAATTGCAGATTCAAATCAAACCAATCTTCCGGTAGATGGAAAGAAAGATACTTTCAAGGAAAATAACATCCTGCCAATGTTCCGCAAAAGTTTTAGCGTTACTAAGTCTATAAAAAAAGCAACAGTTTTTATTTCTGGTTTAGGACATTTTGAAATGAGCTTAAATGGGCAAAAAGTTGGAGACGATTTTTTAGCGCCAGGTTGGACAAAATATAACAAGGAAGCCTTATATGTAACCTATGATTTAACAAAACAATTGAAATCAGGAGAAAACGTAGTTGGCGTAATGTTAGGCAATGGTTTTTATTATGTTCCTCCTGTAAGCTCAAGATATCGTAAATTAAAATCAGCGTTTGGCTATCCAAAAATGATTTGCCGTTTGGCGATAGAATATACAGACGGTACAAGCTCAAACATTATTTCAAACTCTTCTTGGAAAACTACTCCATCTCCAATTACATTTTCAAGCATTTATGGTGGCGAAGATTATAATGCCAATTTAGAGCAAAAGGGTTGGGATTTACCAAGATTCGATGATAGTAAATGGAAATCAGCTTTGCTTGTTGATGGACCAAAATTAAATGCACAAAAAGAAGAACCAGTTAAAATTTTCGAAAATTTTAGTGCGAAAACAATTCAGCCTGTAAATAATGGTGAATGGGTTTATGATTTAGGCCAAAATTCATCAGCAATTATTGAACTGAAAGTTCGAGGTAAAAAGGGAGATACTGTTCGTATTATGCCAGCCGAATTATTAAAAGCAGATGGAACTGTTACGCAGAAAAATTTTGGTGGTCCATCATACTTTACTTATATTTTAAAAGGTAATGGTTTAGAAACTTGGCGACCAAAATTTATGTACACAGGTTTTCGCTACCTACAAGTAAAAGGTGGGGTTCCTATAGGAAAAGAAAATTCATCAAATAAAGCTATTATCGAAGATTTAAAAGGTCTTCACATCCGCAATGCGGCAACAACAGTTGGAGGTTTTACCAGCTCAAATGAACTATTCAATAAAACATTTACCTTAATTGATTGGGCAATTAAAAGTAATATGGTCAGTGTTTTTACCGATTGTCCGCATCGTGAAAAATTAGGCTGGTTAGAAGAATTACACCTAATGGGAAGTTCGGTTCGTTACAATTATAATGTGGCCCCTTTATTTAAAAAAGCTTTGAAGGATATGGAAAATTCGCAAACTGCGGATGGTTTAATCCCTGAAATTGCACCAGAATATGTAAAGTTTGAATGGGGTGGAGATATGTTTCGTGATTCTCCAGAATGGGGCAGTAGCGGTATTTTAATGCCTTGGTATTTGTATCAGTGGTATGGCGATAAACAAGCGATGGTTGATTATTATCCAATGATGAAGCGTTACATCAACTATTTAAAGACAAGGGCTAACAACCATATTTTAGCTCAAGGTTTAGGCGACTGGTACGATTTAGGTCCAAATCCTCCTGGTGTTTCTCAACTAACACCAATGGGCGTTACTGGAACAGCAATCTATTATTACGATTTAACTGTTTTACAGAAAATAGCCAATCTTTTGGGCAGACCGCAAGATGCAATTGTATACAAAAAACTTGCAGCCGAAGTTAGAAAAGCATTTAATGCAAAGTTTTTTAATACAGAAACAAAACAGTATGCAACTGGTAGTCAGGCAGCAAATGCAATGGCTGTTTATATGGAATTGGTTGAACCACAATACAAACAAGCTGTTGTCGAAAATATCTTAAAAGACATTAGAAGCAAAAATAATAGCCTTACCGCAGGAGATATTGGTTATCGTTATTTATTAAGGGTTTTAGAAGATCAAGGAATGTCTGATGTGATATTTGATATGAATAGTCGCTCTGATGTGCCTGGTTATGGAATGCAAATTGCCAAAGGCGCAACGGCTTTAACGGAAAGTTGGGCAGCTTTACCAACTGTTTCTAATAATCATTTCATGCTAGGTCATTTAATGGAATGGTTTTATAGTGGCGTTGGAGGTATTAGGCAAGAAGAAGGAGCTATCGCTTTTAACCAGATTAAAATTCAGCCAGAAATTGTTGGAAATTTAACGTCTGCTAACACAAGCTACAATTCTCCTTATGGTCTAATTACTACCAATTGGAAAAAATCAGCAACTAGTTTTGAATTTGAAGTGAACATTCCGGCAAATACATCAGCTACTGTTTATTTACCAGTAAACGGACCTCAAAGCATAATCAACCAAGGTAATGGAGAATTCAAAATTCTTAATTACGATGGAAACAAAGCAAAAATTGCCATAGGTTCAGGCGTTTATAAATTTAAAGTTCAAAACAAATGA
- a CDS encoding IclR family transcriptional regulator — protein sequence MNENESKYQAPALDKGLDILEYLSAQSIPLSQSEIAIGIDKTPNEIYRMLMSLESRGYILRDEVSGKYRLSLKLFYLSHRHSPVDELRKAAQFPLEELADTVRQSCHLSILYMNQVMVIIHAKSPGPIALSIEEGNLFPLPLTASGKVLLAYMNEAERSTVLKANPIYKKYPKPKRDEFLASLANIKETGAYFKPSDLAEGVSDISLPIGKHSTNGIIACLTISMLSTLNINKNIKNDEILAEANKCVKKIEQRIGVLGL from the coding sequence ATGAACGAAAATGAATCAAAATATCAGGCTCCCGCTCTCGATAAAGGACTTGATATATTAGAATACCTTTCAGCCCAATCAATTCCTCTTTCTCAGTCGGAAATTGCCATCGGAATTGATAAAACTCCAAATGAAATTTACAGGATGTTGATGAGCTTAGAGAGCCGTGGCTACATTTTAAGGGATGAAGTTTCGGGCAAATACCGTTTATCTTTAAAGCTTTTTTATCTTTCACATCGCCACTCTCCTGTAGATGAATTGAGAAAAGCTGCACAGTTTCCTTTAGAAGAATTGGCCGATACAGTTAGACAATCTTGCCACTTGAGCATTTTATACATGAATCAAGTGATGGTAATTATCCACGCAAAAAGTCCGGGTCCAATTGCACTTTCTATTGAAGAAGGAAACCTATTTCCATTGCCTTTAACTGCCTCTGGTAAAGTTTTATTGGCATATATGAATGAAGCAGAGCGAAGCACAGTTTTAAAAGCTAATCCGATTTACAAGAAATATCCAAAACCTAAAAGGGATGAATTTTTGGCATCTTTAGCCAATATCAAAGAAACTGGAGCTTATTTTAAACCCAGTGATTTAGCAGAAGGTGTTTCAGATATTTCACTTCCTATAGGAAAACACAGTACAAATGGTATTATTGCTTGTTTAACCATCTCCATGCTAAGCACTTTAAATATTAACAAGAATATAAAGAACGATGAGATATTAGCTGAAGCTAATAAATGTGTTAAAAAAATTGAGCAAAGGATTGGGGTTTTAGGGTTGTAA
- a CDS encoding alpha-rhamnosidase: MKNFKKLTLLVILSFLTLPIFAQKASWIWYPGDFDIYMSNVMQNRRTERGSFFPVFWKMDSHFVLVDFHKEFNLATAEEVKLYVEGTYNVKIDGQAITGFPKTITIPAGKHKLSLKVYSTAQVPAIFVQGKTVVSDETWLTTFEDKEWIDASGKTSDKSGTTFVNAGTWNLTDPLTPPSKFKLPTTPMFAVKTDKVNKGFVSDFGKETFGFIKVHGLKGKGKLNIYYGESKEEALSVDKCETLDLLELDLSKKTDSIMILSKAFRYVNVQSEGSVSLDSVSMLYEYSPVAERGSFKSSDAELNKIYDVSKYTFQLNTREFFIDGIKRDRWVWSGDAYQSYLMNYYSFFDASTVKRTLWAQRGKDPVTAHINTIMDYSFYWFLGIYDYYQYSGDKKFVEDIYPRMKTLMTYIDGRKNKNGLLEWMPGDWIFIDWADKLSKEGEVSFEQLLYCRSLETMALCAKLANDNASAAIYSKQAAALKAKIFALYWNPTKQALVHSRINGKQTDNVTRYANMFGIFFDYFTPAQKLEVKKNVLLNDKVAKITTPYMRFYELEALCAMGEQPYVLKEMKNYWGGMLKLGATSFWEEYNPAKKDTEHLAMYGRPFGKSLCHAWGASPIYLLGKYYLGVKPTSAAYQTYIVEPNLGGLEWMEGKVPTNNGEIAVSVSKKEIKVKAADGVGKLRFKSTIKPIVSGTEVKEISKGLYEVTIQKGVEYLVKYQG, from the coding sequence ATGAAAAATTTTAAAAAATTAACCCTTCTTGTAATTTTAAGTTTTTTAACCCTTCCAATTTTCGCTCAAAAAGCGAGTTGGATATGGTATCCAGGAGATTTTGATATTTACATGAGCAATGTAATGCAAAACCGAAGAACAGAAAGAGGTTCATTCTTCCCAGTGTTCTGGAAAATGGATAGTCACTTCGTTTTAGTAGATTTTCATAAGGAATTTAATTTGGCAACGGCCGAAGAAGTTAAACTTTATGTAGAGGGAACTTATAATGTTAAAATTGATGGACAGGCGATAACTGGTTTTCCAAAAACGATTACCATCCCTGCAGGTAAGCATAAATTAAGCTTAAAAGTTTATAGCACAGCTCAAGTACCAGCCATTTTTGTACAAGGAAAAACTGTGGTTTCTGATGAGACTTGGTTAACCACTTTTGAAGATAAAGAATGGATTGATGCGAGCGGAAAAACTTCAGATAAATCTGGAACAACCTTCGTTAATGCAGGAACTTGGAATTTAACTGACCCATTAACACCACCTTCAAAATTTAAGCTGCCAACAACTCCAATGTTTGCAGTTAAAACTGATAAAGTAAACAAAGGCTTTGTTTCAGATTTTGGCAAAGAAACTTTCGGTTTTATTAAAGTTCATGGATTAAAAGGAAAAGGCAAATTAAACATCTATTATGGTGAATCGAAAGAAGAAGCTTTATCAGTTGATAAATGCGAAACATTAGATTTATTGGAACTTGATTTATCGAAAAAGACTGATTCAATAATGATACTTTCTAAGGCATTTAGATATGTAAATGTTCAATCAGAAGGTTCTGTATCACTTGATTCGGTTTCCATGCTTTATGAATATTCGCCTGTGGCAGAACGTGGAAGTTTTAAAAGCTCTGATGCTGAATTGAATAAGATTTATGACGTATCTAAATACACTTTCCAGCTTAACACCAGAGAATTTTTTATAGATGGAATTAAACGTGACAGATGGGTTTGGAGTGGTGATGCTTACCAAAGTTATTTAATGAATTATTATTCGTTTTTTGATGCATCAACAGTTAAAAGAACCTTGTGGGCACAGCGTGGAAAGGACCCTGTTACAGCTCACATTAATACCATTATGGATTATTCATTTTATTGGTTTTTAGGTATTTATGATTATTATCAATATTCTGGAGATAAGAAATTTGTAGAAGATATTTATCCAAGGATGAAAACCTTAATGACTTACATTGATGGTCGTAAAAACAAAAATGGTTTATTAGAATGGATGCCTGGAGATTGGATTTTTATCGATTGGGCAGATAAATTAAGTAAAGAAGGAGAAGTTAGTTTTGAGCAGTTATTGTATTGCAGAAGTTTAGAAACAATGGCTTTGTGTGCAAAATTGGCTAATGATAATGCAAGTGCAGCTATCTATTCTAAACAGGCAGCAGCTTTAAAGGCCAAAATATTTGCCTTGTACTGGAACCCAACTAAACAAGCTTTGGTTCATAGCCGTATTAATGGAAAGCAGACCGATAATGTAACTCGTTATGCTAATATGTTCGGCATCTTCTTCGATTATTTTACACCAGCACAAAAATTAGAAGTAAAAAAGAATGTGTTGTTGAATGATAAAGTTGCAAAAATTACAACTCCTTATATGCGTTTTTATGAACTTGAAGCCCTTTGTGCAATGGGTGAACAACCATATGTTTTAAAAGAAATGAAAAATTATTGGGGTGGAATGTTAAAACTAGGTGCAACCTCATTTTGGGAAGAATATAATCCTGCAAAGAAAGACACAGAACATTTAGCAATGTATGGTAGACCATTTGGTAAAAGTTTATGCCATGCTTGGGGCGCTAGTCCGATTTATTTATTAGGTAAATATTATTTGGGAGTTAAACCAACTTCAGCAGCTTATCAAACTTATATTGTAGAACCAAATTTGGGTGGTTTAGAATGGATGGAAGGCAAGGTTCCAACCAACAATGGAGAAATTGCTGTTTCTGTTAGTAAGAAAGAAATAAAAGTTAAAGCAGCAGATGGTGTTGGGAAATTGAGATTTAAAAGCACTATTAAACCCATTGTAAGCGGGACAGAAGTGAAAGAAATCTCAAAAGGTTTGTACGAAGTAACGATACAAAAAGGAGTGGAGTATTTGGTGAAGTATCAAGGGTAG
- a CDS encoding sodium:solute symporter family transporter, translated as MGNIVERLTTLDYIIVIAYLVILVVIGYRASFSKGKKADESLFLANKSLNWSSIGFNMWGTNVGPSMLVAFASIGYATGIVAVNFEWYAFIFLFLLAIVFAPKYLAAKVSTMPEFMGNRYGDSTQNILAWYALVKILISWLSLGLFAGGVLVRQILGIPMWQSVTVLVAFAGLFAFFGGLKAIAKVNVFQMILLICVSLALTYLGLEKVGGIAALYEKTPKHFWNLAQPASDPQYPWYAILLGYPVSAVAFFCTDQSMVQSVLGAKNLEQGQLGVSFIGWLKILSLPLFIITGILCYVLYPGLANPDMAYMTMVTNLFPPGMNGLVIVVLIAVLVGTIGSCLNSLSTVFTMDVYVKKINPKATTKEIIKVGRLTVIAGCLFAIFVALAIDNIKGLKLFDVFQAVLGFIAPPLSVVFLSTVFWKRTTKKAVNFTLSIGSIISLGIGVCYLWVLPSSKYDFWPHYMVLSFLIFALLAFLSIIISLADKSPSVYTINEEHQANIEKPTRRVWISFGALTIIMILLYIFFNGH; from the coding sequence ATGGGCAACATTGTAGAACGTTTAACGACATTAGATTACATCATTGTAATTGCATATCTCGTTATTTTAGTGGTTATCGGGTACCGAGCCAGCTTTTCAAAAGGCAAAAAAGCTGATGAAAGCCTATTCCTAGCCAATAAGTCCTTGAATTGGAGTAGCATTGGTTTTAACATGTGGGGCACAAATGTCGGTCCGTCTATGTTAGTTGCATTTGCAAGTATCGGCTATGCTACAGGTATTGTTGCCGTAAACTTCGAATGGTATGCGTTTATTTTCCTATTCCTCTTAGCCATTGTATTTGCACCAAAATATTTAGCTGCAAAAGTGAGTACAATGCCCGAGTTTATGGGAAACAGATATGGAGATTCTACCCAAAACATCTTGGCTTGGTACGCATTAGTAAAAATTTTAATTTCTTGGTTGTCATTAGGTTTATTTGCAGGCGGGGTTTTAGTTAGACAAATTTTAGGCATTCCGATGTGGCAATCAGTTACTGTTTTAGTAGCTTTTGCAGGCTTGTTTGCGTTTTTTGGCGGATTAAAGGCTATTGCCAAAGTAAACGTTTTCCAAATGATATTGTTGATTTGCGTCTCATTAGCGTTGACTTATTTAGGTTTAGAAAAAGTAGGAGGAATAGCAGCGCTATATGAAAAAACTCCTAAACATTTTTGGAATTTAGCACAACCTGCTAGCGACCCACAATATCCATGGTATGCAATTTTGTTGGGTTATCCAGTCTCTGCTGTAGCCTTTTTCTGTACCGACCAATCGATGGTTCAATCTGTTTTGGGTGCAAAAAACCTAGAACAGGGACAATTAGGCGTTAGTTTTATTGGATGGCTTAAAATATTATCATTACCACTTTTTATAATAACAGGCATATTGTGTTATGTTTTGTATCCAGGTTTAGCCAACCCAGATATGGCTTACATGACGATGGTAACCAATTTATTTCCTCCTGGAATGAACGGATTGGTTATCGTAGTGCTTATTGCCGTTTTGGTAGGTACAATCGGCTCTTGCCTAAATTCTTTAAGTACGGTTTTTACAATGGATGTTTATGTGAAAAAAATCAATCCAAAAGCAACTACAAAAGAAATTATTAAAGTGGGCAGATTAACGGTTATTGCAGGTTGCCTTTTTGCCATTTTTGTAGCCTTAGCCATAGATAATATCAAAGGACTTAAGTTATTTGATGTATTTCAAGCAGTGCTTGGTTTTATCGCTCCACCACTATCAGTAGTGTTTTTATCAACTGTATTTTGGAAAAGAACAACAAAAAAAGCAGTCAATTTTACACTTTCAATTGGTTCTATCATCAGCTTAGGAATTGGTGTTTGTTATTTATGGGTTTTACCTTCATCTAAGTATGATTTTTGGCCACATTATATGGTTTTATCTTTCCTGATTTTCGCACTACTAGCATTCCTATCTATAATTATTTCACTAGCGGATAAATCACCATCGGTATATACCATAAATGAAGAACACCAAGCCAATATTGAAAAACCAACTCGTAGAGTTTGGATTTCTTTTGGCGCATTAACCATCATTATGATATTACTTTACATTTTCTTTAACGGACATTAA